One genomic segment of Flavobacteriaceae bacterium includes these proteins:
- a CDS encoding DUF393 domain-containing protein: MELNISEGKQIVLFDGVCNLCSSTVIKISKYDTKNRFLFASLQSDIGKQIVDHLKIEVSKTDSIVLYRPTVAYYLKSEAALQIMNGFGGLWKLTQVFTIIPSKISDIVYDFIARHRYKWFGKKESCMIPTPELKAKFLDPLEQKV, from the coding sequence ATGGAGTTAAACATTTCCGAGGGTAAACAAATTGTTCTTTTTGACGGAGTTTGTAACCTCTGTAGCAGTACTGTCATAAAAATTAGTAAATACGATACAAAGAACCGGTTTCTCTTTGCATCGTTACAATCTGATATAGGGAAACAGATCGTTGATCATTTAAAAATCGAAGTTTCTAAAACCGATTCTATCGTTTTATATCGTCCAACAGTAGCATATTACCTAAAGTCCGAAGCTGCTTTACAGATTATGAATGGTTTTGGCGGCCTATGGAAATTAACACAGGTTTTTACTATCATACCTTCTAAAATCAGCGATATCGTATATGATTTTATTGCCAGGCACAGATATAAATGGTTTGGAAAAAAAGAAAGTTGTATGATTCCTACTCCGGAATTGAAAGCAAAATTTTTAGATCCGCTTGAACAGAAAGTTTGA
- a CDS encoding ATP-binding cassette domain-containing protein yields MIRIEKLHKSYPIGKDSLHVLKGIDLHIKEGEFVSIMGSSGSGKSTLLNIVGLLDTHDEGNFYLDGQLIQNLNEKKAAVLRNKFLGFVFQSFNLISYKTALENVALPLYYKGVGRKERLRTALKYLDKVGIKNWASHLPNELSGGQKQRVAIARALVTKPKVVLADEPTGALDSATSNSVMELLKEINEEGMTVFVITHEEEIAAQTKRVVRLKDGVIIKDEQPAKLQKV; encoded by the coding sequence ATGATTCGAATAGAAAAACTTCATAAATCTTACCCAATAGGAAAAGATTCACTTCACGTTTTAAAAGGAATTGATTTACATATAAAAGAAGGCGAGTTTGTTTCCATTATGGGTTCTTCGGGTTCGGGAAAATCCACTTTATTAAATATCGTTGGTTTATTGGATACCCATGATGAAGGTAATTTTTATTTGGATGGGCAATTGATCCAAAATTTAAATGAGAAAAAAGCCGCTGTTTTACGCAATAAGTTTTTAGGGTTTGTTTTTCAGTCTTTCAATCTCATATCTTATAAAACGGCTTTGGAAAATGTTGCACTGCCCCTTTATTATAAAGGTGTAGGGAGAAAAGAACGGTTAAGAACCGCACTGAAATATTTGGATAAAGTAGGAATTAAAAATTGGGCATCTCATTTGCCAAATGAACTTTCGGGAGGCCAAAAACAACGGGTAGCCATAGCAAGAGCTTTGGTAACCAAACCAAAAGTAGTTCTAGCCGATGAACCTACCGGGGCTCTTGATTCTGCAACGTCTAACTCGGTTATGGAATTACTCAAAGAAATTAACGAGGAAGGAATGACTGTTTTTGTAATTACTCACGAAGAAGAAATTGCAGCACAAACAAAGCGGGTGGTGCGCTTAAAAGATGGTGTGATTATAAAAGACGAACAGCCAGCAAAACTTCAAAAAGTATAA
- a CDS encoding FtsX-like permease family protein, translating to MFDIDRWQEIFQSLSKNKLRAFLGAFTVALGIFIFTVLFGMGNGLKNTFKELFTDDATNTIFIRAGRTTKAHKGFKEGRRIQFKNEDLELLKKELGNRVEYITARLYKNVQARYKKESGSYTVRAVHPEHQFLENTIMDQGKFIDYGDIKNKNRIVVIGRLVAQDLFKNKPALGKFLEMNGIAYKIVGIFSDSGGDNEERMIYAPVSTIQLIYKNTDHIDQINLSFNKALGTSGAKKLARDITKILKEKHMIAKDDRGAIRVHSVFDNYQQNMQFANMLQFIVLCIGIGTLFAGAISIGNIMVFVVKERTKELGIRKALGASPGAIVGLILQESILITAIAGYIGLLIAVFTLNKMGNGLKDYFITDPQVDLSTIIWATLILILVGAVAGFIPAKRAARIRPVVAMRED from the coding sequence ATGTTTGATATTGACAGATGGCAGGAAATATTTCAATCACTTAGTAAAAATAAACTCAGAGCTTTTTTGGGCGCCTTTACGGTAGCACTGGGAATCTTTATTTTTACGGTGCTTTTTGGCATGGGAAACGGTCTTAAAAATACATTTAAAGAACTGTTTACCGATGATGCTACAAATACTATTTTTATCAGAGCAGGCAGAACTACTAAAGCTCATAAAGGTTTTAAGGAAGGAAGAAGAATCCAGTTTAAAAATGAAGACCTCGAATTGCTAAAAAAAGAGTTAGGTAACAGAGTTGAGTATATCACAGCCAGATTATATAAAAATGTTCAGGCCCGGTATAAAAAAGAATCAGGGAGTTATACTGTAAGAGCAGTACATCCGGAACATCAGTTTTTGGAAAATACCATCATGGACCAAGGAAAATTTATTGACTATGGAGATATAAAAAATAAAAACAGGATTGTTGTTATTGGCAGATTGGTAGCACAAGATTTGTTTAAGAATAAACCGGCATTAGGTAAATTCTTGGAAATGAATGGTATAGCATATAAAATAGTGGGTATATTTAGTGATTCGGGAGGCGATAATGAAGAGAGAATGATTTATGCACCTGTTTCTACCATACAACTTATATACAAAAATACAGATCATATAGACCAAATTAATTTGTCGTTTAATAAAGCTTTGGGAACTTCAGGCGCAAAGAAATTAGCCAGAGATATTACTAAAATCCTAAAAGAAAAGCACATGATAGCGAAAGATGACAGGGGTGCTATCAGAGTCCATTCTGTTTTTGATAACTATCAACAGAATATGCAGTTTGCAAATATGTTACAATTTATAGTACTTTGCATAGGAATCGGAACCCTATTTGCCGGAGCTATTTCTATTGGGAATATCATGGTTTTTGTAGTAAAAGAGCGCACCAAAGAACTGGGTATCAGAAAAGCTTTGGGAGCCAGTCCGGGCGCTATTGTCGGTTTAATTCTACAGGAGTCGATATTAATAACCGCCATTGCAGGTTATATAGGTTTGCTAATTGCTGTTTTTACCTTAAACAAAATGGGCAATGGCTTGAAAGATTATTTTATTACCGATCCGCAAGTAGATTTAAGTACCATAATATGGGCAACATTAATTTTAATTTTGGTAGGCGCAGTTGCAGGTTTTATTCCGGCAAAAAGAGCTGCCAGAATCAGGCCGGTGGTTGCCATGAGGGAAGATTAA
- a CDS encoding FtsX-like permease family protein: MKFIFDKDSWQEIFGSIKKNKLRTVITVIGVLWGIFLFIFLLGLARGMENGFDREFKNLATNSIFLWAQRTEMPNKGFQRGRRLRLKVQDAEAIKKQVPEVEFVVPRNVQGVFGGAPAQIKRKTDAKTYKLFGDYPNLDNVNKVKLLDGRFLNNTDINESRKVCIIGEKIIDELFEKDEKPVGDFLEINGSFFQIVGTYKDNGTSFEGDDSVYIPFSTYRKINNMGDFIGWMVIAANKQADIERIEDEVKSILKRRHNVHPDDKRAFGAFNFGEMFGKIMGFITGMKFLTWFVGISTLIAGVIAIGSILLITVKERTKEIGIRRAIGATPGKIRSQIVLESVFLTLLAGILGIILAGGFLMATNALFTEGDGIPFVNPTVNITIALGSVIALVSFGTLIGMVPAQIAVVIRPIEALREE, from the coding sequence ATGAAGTTTATTTTTGACAAAGATTCGTGGCAGGAAATATTCGGTTCTATTAAGAAAAATAAATTAAGAACAGTAATTACCGTAATAGGCGTACTCTGGGGTATCTTTTTATTTATTTTTCTTTTGGGCTTAGCAAGAGGAATGGAAAATGGTTTTGACAGGGAGTTTAAAAACCTGGCTACCAATAGTATTTTTCTATGGGCTCAACGAACTGAAATGCCCAATAAAGGATTTCAAAGAGGAAGAAGGCTGAGGTTAAAAGTTCAGGATGCCGAAGCTATTAAAAAACAAGTACCTGAAGTTGAATTTGTAGTGCCGAGGAATGTACAAGGGGTTTTTGGTGGCGCACCTGCTCAAATTAAAAGAAAAACAGATGCCAAGACATATAAGTTATTTGGAGATTACCCGAATTTAGATAATGTGAATAAAGTAAAATTACTGGACGGTAGATTTCTAAACAACACTGATATCAACGAGAGCAGAAAAGTGTGCATTATTGGCGAAAAAATAATAGATGAACTTTTTGAAAAAGATGAAAAACCCGTTGGAGATTTTTTGGAAATTAATGGAAGTTTCTTTCAAATCGTAGGTACTTATAAAGATAACGGAACAAGTTTTGAAGGAGATGATTCCGTATATATTCCGTTTTCTACCTATCGGAAAATAAACAATATGGGGGATTTTATTGGTTGGATGGTTATTGCAGCTAATAAGCAGGCAGATATTGAGAGGATAGAAGACGAAGTAAAGTCCATATTAAAGAGAAGACACAACGTACATCCGGATGATAAAAGAGCTTTTGGAGCATTTAATTTTGGAGAAATGTTTGGTAAGATAATGGGCTTTATAACAGGAATGAAATTTCTGACGTGGTTTGTTGGTATTTCTACACTAATAGCCGGTGTTATTGCCATAGGGAGCATTCTATTAATTACTGTAAAGGAACGTACAAAAGAGATAGGAATTAGAAGAGCCATAGGAGCAACACCGGGTAAAATCCGAAGTCAAATCGTTTTGGAATCCGTATTTCTTACACTATTGGCGGGAATTTTAGGAATTATACTAGCCGGAGGGTTTCTTATGGCTACCAACGCACTTTTTACCGAGGGAGATGGTATTCCATTTGTAAATCCAACAGTGAACATAACCATAGCTTTGGGATCTGTAATTGCATTGGTCTCGTTCGGAACTCTTATAGGAATGGTTCCGGCCCAGATAGCAGTCGTCATAAGGCCCATAGAAGCATTAAGAGAAGAATAA
- a CDS encoding efflux RND transporter periplasmic adaptor subunit — protein sequence MKKAIIFGGIAIVFIAVLIWFGKMNSKSPVKFETEKAFKTTIIKKTVATGKVTPLEEIEIKPQITGIIDRIYLLEGTKVKKGDLIATVRVVPNEQALISAQGRVNNVKIRLKNAEISYNRNKKLFDRGVISASAFEAIELTYNQATQDLENAKNDYQIIKSGSSGSGGLANTNIRAQISGTILEIPVKEGDQVIQSNNFNAGTTIASIADMSKMIFEGKVDEAEVGKIQKNIDLDITLGAVDNKKFPAKLNFIAPKGTEESGAVQFTIKADVTLDEDYFLRAGYSANAEIVLEQKDSVLAIKESTLQFDKKTDKPYVEVKAGESKFERKDVKLGISDGINVEIISGITVADDIKIWNKKAKKKEDN from the coding sequence ATGAAGAAGGCAATCATATTTGGAGGCATCGCAATCGTTTTTATAGCAGTACTTATTTGGTTTGGGAAAATGAACAGCAAATCACCTGTAAAATTTGAAACAGAGAAAGCTTTTAAAACGACTATCATCAAAAAAACGGTAGCTACCGGTAAAGTTACACCTTTAGAAGAAATTGAAATCAAACCCCAAATTACGGGTATTATAGATAGAATTTATTTACTGGAAGGTACAAAAGTAAAAAAAGGGGATTTAATTGCTACGGTACGAGTAGTACCTAACGAGCAAGCTCTGATTAGCGCACAAGGTAGGGTAAATAATGTAAAGATCAGATTAAAAAATGCAGAGATATCTTATAATAGAAATAAGAAATTATTTGACAGGGGTGTCATTTCCGCATCGGCATTTGAAGCTATTGAATTAACATACAATCAGGCGACACAAGATTTGGAGAATGCTAAAAACGACTACCAAATTATTAAAAGCGGATCTTCCGGTTCGGGAGGTTTGGCCAATACAAATATCAGAGCGCAAATATCCGGAACCATTCTGGAAATTCCGGTCAAAGAAGGAGACCAGGTAATACAGAGTAACAACTTTAATGCAGGTACTACCATAGCTTCCATAGCAGATATGAGTAAAATGATATTTGAAGGAAAAGTAGATGAGGCGGAAGTAGGTAAAATTCAAAAGAATATTGATTTGGATATTACTCTTGGGGCGGTAGATAATAAGAAATTTCCTGCCAAGTTAAACTTTATCGCTCCTAAAGGAACGGAAGAAAGCGGGGCTGTACAGTTTACTATAAAGGCTGATGTAACACTGGATGAAGATTATTTCTTACGCGCAGGGTATAGTGCAAATGCTGAAATTGTATTAGAGCAAAAAGACAGTGTGTTAGCCATTAAAGAATCTACTTTACAATTTGACAAAAAAACCGATAAACCTTATGTAGAGGTAAAAGCCGGCGAAAGCAAATTTGAAAGAAAAGATGTAAAGTTGGGAATTTCAGATGGTATTAATGTGGAAATTATTTCTGGTATTACTGTTGCCGATGATATTAAAATATGGAATAAAAAAGCAAAAAAGAAAGAAGATAACTAA